TTCTAGTAAGCActtagcaacaccctagcagcTCTAGCAACCACCAGTAATACTGTGGCAACCACTTAGAAAaaacctagcaaccacctactaAACCATAGTTACTGCTTATGAATACTTTggacacaacaaaaaacaccataGAATCACTTAACAACACCTTTACACCCACCTACTCTGCCTAAGCCACCACCTGTAAAAACCCTAGCAACTGCTTAGTACACCCTGGCCACCATCTAGAAACACCCTAGCAGCCACGTGAAAACACCTTAGCAAACATGAAGTACAAACTAGTACATACCTCACCCCAGCATCAGCTTGCAATGACTGAGCAATACATGTCCACAGGCATTGCTACAGAGCAATCacccacatattttttttcagtgcacctTTTCTAGTGAGGGGtccaaaaaagcaaagaaagaaagaactggAGCCATATtgttattgcattattattagaGGTGCAAGCACAAAGTTCTGCTGTCTTATTGCTATTGGTCAGATTATTAGGGGCACaaactgctttttaatttttgcccACAGTAGTTTATTTGCCATCCCTTTTACAATTTTGGTACAATAATAACTACCTTTTATATGTGAAATATAAATTGAATCAGAAAATTAGTGGGTTTTTGATATTTGATAAGTTATGGTGTAAGTGGCAGTCAAATGCTATGAGGGGgcttattttacaaaaaagtgCCATAATTTTTGAACACATTGTGCTATTGCAACCAAATTTGATAGTAATTTGCAGGCATCCACTCTAAAGTTATCCTTCAGAAAACTGGTGACATTTACAATAGATAGCATTCTGTATCAGCTAGACACAGAAACAGTCCATCAACACAGAATTTGATGGGTATGTTCCAATATGGACCTTGAAGTAATGTATAACACTTGGGAGGAAGTGGCTATCAGGGGGCGCTATATCTACAattcaaaaatctgaaaaaatgaatgaggggATGTCGTGCTATCATTTACCTAGGATTTGTGTTGGGTGTCTGCCTGAGTTACCATACCATAGTTGGTGACGTTTCACCAGTGAGTGTCGCCATAACATCATAATTATATTTAAACCATAATAATTCAGTGGCCGTGCGTGATAGAAACAAAACTTATTTCACTGGGTTTGTTGGGTCACTACACATTTATCTGTATATGCCACACCCAAATCCATTATTATATACATGTCCgcaatttgacattttattcaaaattgttttttcaAATGCCTCCATGTTTTGTATAGTCTTTACTCAATTTGACACAAAGAATATTTGGAtcctcctgaaaaaaaaaagtaatccatTTGTTTATGCTCCATgttgttttagtttagttaaaTTTAGTACACAGAGGCACCAAATTTCATGACATTTGGCCCATACATGACGGTAGAGCTGATAACTTCAAAGGGCCGTTGACAGCCATTACATTTATAATTTAGCCATCGCACACACTACAAACTCCTTTTCAAGATCAAAATGCTCAGTATGGCACACTGATCAGTGTATTAAAAACATCAATCTGATGACATGCATAGTAAATGACTTGTAACATGCATACAGTCCTGAGAGAGTTCTGTTCTATGTCTgctacattttttctttttccttccctcctataatattttagtttcatatttattaaagTGCTTGGACCCTGTTAATTacactttttattattaatattgttgttgttgttgttctgacTGCAGAGATAGTAAGAGCAAAAAAAGCTAAACTTTCCAGATAGGTCGCAAATCTCACCGCTTACTCCGGCAGAAGACTTTCAACTCAAGAAATCGCCCACtaatgctaaaaaaaatgtctggatCTGGTAACAACTAAAGGTCACATGCATGACAGGTTTGTGCCACTATGCTCTAACAATTCAGTTAAAAATGCTATCATTTTTAGCTGAAGGTTATTATTCCCCTTGAGTTCAAGACCCATGCAGTTCTGGCCATTATattattagtccagtaattttaggccaaaattggggtcaacctaggacaaattgcaagagaagcaaactcaactgattttgtatcctcagtttgtcctgagtgagggaaaaaaagtcccaagaaatcccattggtggaaagttttgaaaatcacctatttatgaccacatattaccaaaaaacactgtttttaacacacaggggaaaggggttcaaaatttattttcagatatcactataaaaattcacaagatgattacacacacaaagacaagaaaaaaagtcaattacaaattctttgaattattctgtttacacatgcatatcactcattatctgatttgatatgggctaataaggaatataaggaatacatcccagaagagacattttaacaatgaattaaaaggttgctatatatataGTTACCTTgcattaaaaggttactatgcaaataaataaatatctgttctggcatttattccttatattccttattagcgcatatcaaatcagataatgtgtgatatgcatgtgtaaacagaataattcaaagaacttgtaattgactttttttcttgtctttgtgtgtgtaatcatcttgtgaatttttatagtgatatctgaaagtaaaattttgaacccctttccctgtgtgttaaaaacagtgttttttggtaatatgtggtcataaataggtgattttcaaaactttccaccaatgggatttcctgggacttttttcccctcactcaggacaaactgaggatacaaaatcagttgagtttgcttctcttgcaatttgtcctaggttttttcataaaatgactggactatatccACCTGATTATATTGTATGTCATTTGAAATTtggccaaatattttttttcagctgatctTCCTATAAATTTTACACAGTCTTCCCCAAATTTGTGATAGAGCATGTCGGGACTGATCTGCATATAACTTTGATTTCGGATTTTCAATATCTGATATTGTTTTGCTGTAATTGGCTGCTAAAATTGACTCCAATTCTATGggcacattttatacacatgcCATGAGTGACCGGAGCGCAGTACATCCTGAAGGCATTGTACTATTGCAATtatattacaattacaattacaatattTGGTGGACagataaatggtaaatggactgcatttttatagcgcttttctagtctactgaccactcaaagcgctttacaatgttttgcctcacattcacccattcacatacacattcacacactgataaacTCTGAGTGAACTTGGAAaaattggttttgttttgcactATAGCAACATCATCATTTCAAATGACCATAAATCATTGGCTATAGGTCATTTACTTGAAATTGTGCATTGTTCATTACTGCACAAAGGCCCAAGGCTACCTAACAGGATGTCATCATATGCCAAAGAAATGGCAGTCATGAGCCAATCAGCTCTCACCATCAACTGGACAAAATCAGTAATGGCCCAATTGCACTCAGTCTGATGGGAATGTATGGACATAGAACTGGTCATCAGGGGGCACTacaacaacaattaaaaaaaaaaaaaaaatgagggtaTTAGCCAAGAGATTTCTTACTGTAATTTACCTGTTTGTAGTCATGACAAAACAGTTTGCTAGTGCAAGTCTTAACGTGAACTATTTTAGTTTTACACcctttgaagtttttttttttttttttttttaacgtggACATGTGGATATACAGCACAGTAGCTATGAGTTGCCTCACTTTCAAGGGCCTTGGCACAGCTGAAACAGTGAATTGCTATTTCTCTCAAACAGTATGCACTGCAATGAATAAACATACAGAGACCATCTCTTTTGAGGGTACCTGTCCCAAGCAACTAATGTGTGGCAGGGCTGCTCCGTGACCAATGATAGTACACTGGGCAGATCCCAGGTCCAGTTGAGGATGGTAATGACATTCTCAACAAATTCTTACAATTGCTGAAAAACACTCCACAGATTTGGAGCATCATTGTCTTTTTCGCTTCTGTATTTGAGAATTTCAAACCTTTATATCCAGTCAGCCGCAGAACACAGTGCCATGACTTTCCAAATGCAGaggtggtgtttgtgtgcagtaCAATGAAATGATACAAAATTATGTTAAATTGTGCTACAAGACTGCTACCAGCAACATTATTAAAGTCGGTGCCAGTCTTAAGTAGGCTGAAAGTTTCAGTTACCTTTGATAATTATGATTCTTTACTGTCCAGTCAGTTGGGGATGGCAAAGTGAAGTTGAACTTATGTTCATTCACAGTACTGAAGGCAGCATGATGCTTTGACAAACACTAAATCCTCTGAGAGCAAGTATGCTAACTGAAAGTATTATGTATAAATTAATttagcaaaatattttaataataaaacaaataattgatttgttttagttttttcacaaaaaatatatagctGGAAACATATTCCACATAAGTATTACTTACAACAATGGAAGTGTGatttacaaattaaaacagGATACATAGTTTACCTCTATATGTTTCAGTGTATATAAAGAATCAGCATTTCACAATGTGCGCAACTACTGGCATCACTGTGACTACTAGTCCTATGTACATTTCACAGAAGTCCTTTAAAATAACCACCTCTCTAGCGTTGCTGTGACAAGTGAATAAGGTGTTGGGCCATCtctggggtggtggtggtggtggtggtggtggtgtggggggGGTCCACATCAGGTGATAAGAGAGACAATGATCAAGTTCACAGGAGTCAACAACTTACCACGGGGTGTTTGTCTCTGAGACAGCAGCGTTTTGCTTCTTTTCAACATATGGAAAGTAAGGGTTATGGGGACAGCTTCATAAAGCCATACCCCCAGGGTAAATTATTGCTGAGTAAAAGCCTTTGAACAGGAAtattctctgtctctgccatCAACTTTCACTCTTGGacacatatttttgaaatgtcagtTCTTGAGGACCAcaattctcatttttttcccactcagtGTAAGTAAATAGGTCTGACTGTGAGTTTTTGTTCACAGACCCCAGGAGAATGGTGTGCATGCTCAGCAGAGAGACCTCTCACTGCAACCTCCCTCTACCATATTGATCAATATGGCTATTGGCGTTAGCCCTGTGAATAAAATGCTGCTCTATTGAGTCCAATTCCCCACTGTGCAACTGAATGGAGAGACTAAACCTTTCGcattcttttttgtgtactACTGTTCGGTTCAAATCCCAGGTCTAATGGTGTCACCCCTGGTAGAGAGGAACAGAAAGACTGGAAATGTCAGAATGTTGACTGCAGATTCTCAAAATGctatgtctatatgtgtgtgtgtgtgtgtgtgtgtgtgtgtgtgtgtgtgtgtgtgtgtgtgtgtgtgtttctccctaaCACCGGTCTGTTACAGCAGTCTCCGCAGTAGACCAAGAAGagatcaagttgaaatgatttaTAAAATCAAGGGCAGGTAAACAGAGCTGTTTTCTGGCTCTTCACTCAAACTTGTTTGTTGACatcaaagagaggaagaagctTGACATGTGCATCTAGATACATTTCCCCACTCAAAGTAGCAATCCCCTTGACATTTGAAATAActggaacatgaaaaagacAATGTTTATACAGATTCAGAGTACAGAATGTAAAGTGTTTTTGTATCCACATTATAGGAACAGGCattctatttgtgtgtgtgtgtgtgtctgtgtgtgtgtgtgtgtgtgtatgtgtgtgtgcgtgcgtgcgtgcgtgctgcgtgcgtgcgtgtgtgcgtgcgtgtgtgtgatttataCTATTGTACGAGAAGGAAGGACCTCTTCATACTCACTTTCCAATTTCTGAACACTtaaaactgtctaaaaaaaaaaaaaagattgctttTGTAATCTCTAATCAATGCAAATGATTATACACAGGGAATCCATTCAGTGTATCTTGTAACATCATAACAGGCACTAGCCTTTTGGTCCACCACTATCTCTTGTCTTTCAGTGACATAAAGAACTGCTTAACTTCATCTTGTTTTCCCTGAGCCTCAGAATGACTTTAGGTAGTCAAGTGATTTCCcatatatcatttatttatttagtaattaatttatttgtgtattaatCTATGAGCTATGTATTTAATATTAAATAGTACACAGTCCTCTTCATGAGTTCTATGGTAAAGTTAGGGCTTTCTCAGTGgtcctttgttttctgtttggttgGAATATAGGGCAGTACAGTTTGGGTGCTCTTGTCAGAGACAgtttgtgtgctgctgtttcgTAGCAGTTTTTTACGGCAGCCGGGGTTTAACAGACCTTTCCTGGGTAGTGTGTGAGCCCCCGTTGTCCCCTTCACTGGTGAAGAAACATAGGAAGGGTCCAGACAGTTATGGAGGAGTGAGTGCTCTGAGGAAGAGCGTTTGGGGGCGACTGAGCTGGCCAAGAGACTGGGCTCACTATCACTATCTGGTGTAGCACAGCCACTCTTTTCGTCTTGCAACTCcccttgctcctcctcctcttcatcatcatcacagcacAACGCGTGGTACAGAATTTTGTCACTGAAGCGGACCCTTTCTCTTGTGCCGGATGTACGGGAAGtcttgtggctgtgtgtggagctgctggcctCCTCACTTGACGAGTCTGGAGTAATTATGCGGGGCCCATTGGGAATCGGCAGCCCACCATTCATCTGGGAGTAGACCGAGGCAGTGGAAGGAGGTGGTGTGGGGGTCTGGGTCTGTGTCGGGATGGTCCCACGGCCCAGTTCCGGCCGTGAATCCCCTGGCTGTTCACCTGGTCTGCGGGCAGAGGCACCAGAGGCCTCCAGGTAGCTGCAGAACTCCCAGCTATCTGAGAGAACATCTGGATTGAGGAAGTCCAGCCTGAAGGCCTCTCCCAAGCCCCGTTCACTGCTGGATGTGCTGCTGGCTGTGGCCACTGTCCAGTCATCCGGCTCCAGGTCAAAGTCAAAGTCTGACGTGAGTTTGTCGATCTGACCCACCACCTGCCGTAGagaggggagagcagagagaggaggtaaTGAGACGATACAGATAAAAAGAGTCTTCATGCCACAAACAAGTGAATAATTATGTCTAAACACTTCATTACAGTTGTTTTAGTCACCCCTAGGTGTCAGATGTAACAGGTTACCCACAGTGGAACATTAAATGAATGCTAGCATGTGTAAACAAGCACAGGGAAGCATTTTTACATTAAAGGAACCTAATGTCGTTTGTAGCCACTACTGGCACTGTAGTGCACATCAGAAAAACCAGTTCCCCATTTTGGTTAACATATTGCTCAAGTCTGCCATGAGCATGTGGATGATACTTATTACATATGCCAATGTTAACAACACAACTTCCAAAACATTCCAGAATTAggttttgcaaatgttttctgaggtattaaatgcattttacatgTTAATTAGTCCTCAAGCAAGCACACTGTGCTTTGGTAAGAAATTGTGAAAACCAAGTGTGTTTTCACAAGAAACTACATTGAGTGTCTTTAATTTAACATACTTCGGTATGATTGACACTTTACCTGACACTGCATGAGTTATTCTGATACTGTAAACCCACTGAACAGATTAAAAGAAAAGCCATGAATCATTCACAACTGCTAAATGATCCATGTTTCCTCATACATTTATTCTTATGCACAAAGCCAGTGAAGCTTCTTACTTTCACCTACACTGCATGGAAAATTATATTGtaaaagcatttcattttttgctaACACAAAATTAACCTCAATATTTCAGTCATCAACAGCCAAGAGTGTTGAGTGTTTCATGAATAGAAAGCACTTCAGCTCAAAACACTACTGATTTGCTGACAGCACATAAAATTCAAGCCCCCAATACTTGATGTTTTAGCACCTTTAATCAGCATGCTCTGCTCTCAACAACAATCCattgtaaaatgaaaacattcagcATTATGTAGCTTGTAAATGATACATTTCCCCAAACCATTTGGCAATTAAGTGTGGTGTTTTCAactcaaaaaaagttttttggaACATGTGCATGTGGAATTGCAATGTAATTGCAGCTGAATGCCAGAGAAAGAGTACTACTACCCTGAGATTTGTGGAACATgatcctttttttctgcctgtataattttttcagtgtttgctttCTGGCTCTTGTTGTGACATCAAATGAGTATGGTTgtatcaacaaaaacaacaacaacaacaacaacaacacaaagtcTTATCCTTGCATGTGGAATTAAAATCCTAATTCATCCTTTCGGCACAGCAACTTTAAAGGAGTAATTATGATTCTCAGAGACCTGATTATACAAACACATTGATTAACAAAAAGTAATGCTCTGCTGATGTGCTCGCTGATAGCTCAGGTGATCGCATGGCAACTGGCATCTCTGAGCCTGGTGATCTCATGCAAATATTCCAACATGATGATTTGAATCTAAGATAAATTTGCACAAGAAAATTGAATTAAAAGAGGAAAGGCAATTAGCTTACCCTACTCCCTACTACTTGTAGATACAAATTTTCTTTTTAGGGAGTCTCTCCAGAACACACCATAGAGGATAAGTAGACAGTGTTACTGTGTTTCTACTAAACTGCCACAATTTATATAGCTCTTCAAGCCCTTGGTTCTTAACAAAGATATTCTGTGCTGTTGAATTAAAGCATCTGCATTTGAATCTGGCTGTGTACATTTGCATGCATGGCATTGGCTCATTTGTCAAGGAGCTTCTCTGCGGATCTGCCAGTTGTGGCGTGGTAGGCCTCGTGAGTACCTGGGCTATGGCTGTCTGTGCTGGCAGACAGCCCAGTGGGAACTGGGCTGTATGAATCCACTAATCCTTGAATTACTGAACCTGTTTGCCGTGTGATTTGCTGACTTTTACTCATGAAGGTGTTAATGCAAAATGTTTCTCAGACCCGTAGGAGACTGAAtagctttgtttatttaattactCATCCTGAGAAAGGGATCTAATTTAATCAATGTGTTACAAAAATGATCTGTCGAATGTATTTTACAAGCCTGCCATGGCACCAATACAGACCTAATTTGTCTGTTTATATTGGTTAATAACATTATACATTAGCCAGTTGCAATGACTCATTTTAACCctatcttttaattttttgtgtgtgtgttttaaatagtttgaatgcacacagaaaacactgcatGTAAGAATATTCTTGTGATACGTAATAGGACAGGTGGAGGGAATTACAGTAAGAAAGTTTCTAGTTGTTACACATCACTTGAATGCTAATCCTCCTCTGCAGTGGATCATGATTATGACCctgcttattttccattttgaaatgCTTCTCCCAGTGCTAGCAAGCTGTGCCAGCTTCCACTCCTGGTTAGCCTGGCCTCTGCCTCCACTATACAGGCTAATTCAGCTTGATAACTGTCGCAGCTCGAAGGGTCTGCTGAATCTTTCTAGGTCACAGATGTGCCCAATGCAGCAACAATGAACAGtaatctcttctttttcttccaggAAGAGAATGTGTGATGAGCAAGCTATGGAGTGAGTTATTGAGTAAACAGACTGCCATAGTACAAAGGATGAATGAACACATAAGGAACAAGTCATTAGCAAGAGGCACAATGTgtttgaaatagaaaaagaacaaTGAGAATGTGCAACAGTCAAAATGAGAATGCAGAGTAATCACAAGCTTTATGGTGAAATTGCATTGACCTTGTCAGAGTTCATTGGTCATGATGATGGCATGACATGGAACAGGCAACAAAGGTGATGTGATGACCGGGGCAATTTCTCACTTTTACCTCACTATATTTTCAGAttaaatgtgtacattttccCTGAATACCTTTGTTTCACTACACACCAAAATCTTGTAGATGAGAGGCCCATTGATGCATTTTGGTAAACATGCAGCATTGTAATCAGGCAGCTGTTCGGGCGGCTGAAGGGTCTTGTCAACGTCTCTTGATATTACACAACAGTGTTGCTGAGAAGCTGTCAATAGCAATTGATCCAGGATAGTGAGATAGCGGTGGCAGCCATCCCTTCGAACCGCGATGCAGCCCCGTGgatagagggagaaaggaatgtagggacagagggagaaggaaatgtagagacaggaagtgatgggAAGAGGAAAGACTGAGGGATACCCACTCACATCCCTGCTTTGGTCTCTGCAGCTTGACACTGGAGTGCTACAAGGTCTGAGTGATTTGAAAAAtagcagttgttgttttttgattggTCTTAGGTTCTCTCTGTGGTAAaagagacagaaggacagaggaTTGCTGTTCttactgtattattgttttAGTGCCATGCTGCAATATCGATTGCCCATTTTGAGACAAATGTACTTGACCTTCAAGACTTTGGAATGTAGGGACAGGGGGGAAGAAGGAATGGAGGGAGTGTTTGTTGACAATATACTAAATAAATGTCTTTTGATGCTGGCATTTGATTTGCTTATTTAATAAAAGAtgcacaaaatatgcaaaaagggATGCAGACCATTTTGATAAGGGTTTTGTCAACTGTTGTAGCTGAGCAGGAACCTGCAAAACATTGCTATCAGGCTCAATAATGATTCAACTGGTGAAATTATGCTCCCTACGTCTGAGGATGAGGACAGATCATCTGTAAATAGGGCCTAGGTTTCAAAATGGCAAACTTGTCCTTTAAGAAATATTGGCTGACCTTTGGAGAACTAATATGCTAAAAACTGACTGCTGTGCAGCTCTTGTGttaacatactgtatgtcttcATGCATGTGGCATGCATATTTAACTTTACTCAACATGTTAAATCTTATGTGTGGAGGTTTAAATTTCTTTAAGCTGTAATAAACCTCTAGCGTCAGATTGTGtggcctcttcctctcttgaGTTATAGCACTATTGCTCTACAAAGTTTATGATGCAGTGATGGCAAATCTTTGTGACAGAAAAGCATCCAGTTGCAGCACACTTTTCGAAGGAGTTATATTCAGTAAGTACAGATATAAGTGTGAGGGAGCTGGTTTTAACCAAAGAAGTTGATTTATTTCAAGATTCACATACATGTGTTTGCCTCAAGGTGTGGATCATGGAGCAGAGGTGTGAGATATTGTTCTGTCTTGGGCTTTTTCCTGAAATAGGGAGAGCTTCTTCTGGTTTaaactagggatgcaccgatccgcTTTTTTTGCTTCCAATACCGATATCTGAGGTTTAGTATCGGTCGATACCGATCCGATACCGATACAGAAAAACAACGCTGAATTACCTAACAAACGGTATGTCTCAATGTGTAGAAAAGACTGGGATCATTCTTTTGTGCAAGGCATCATCAAACTgacttaaacatttttttcttttcttttttttttttttctaaacaaataaacagatataAAAGTACtgaattacttatttatttaataactaTGCACCAGTACAGCAATCTTAAATAATCCAATAGCTTCACAAGCCTggtcaaacatgtaaaaaatataacaaaacctCTCCTGATTCAGTCAGTGCAATTAGGAATGTAAGAcccaatgtaaaataaataataaaggagCTGAAAttgagaaaacaacaacaacaacagcttcgCTAGCTTGATTGGTAGTCAACTCAACTCAagttttttcacacacatagcataccACTCAGTGTCAGGGACCTGCTCCAGCAGATTTCTCAAGCTTCTCAAGCTCAGGCTCAAGCATCACTAGCAGGTTCTTGCTTAGGAAAGCAAGCATTTCTGCTCTCTCGGCTGTTAGTCTGTGGTTAATTAGCAGCTGGAATCCCTTGTCCCCAACAACCAACAGCGGTTGCCCATCCATAACAATGAAGTTTAGTATCCTCAGTGATTTTTGTTGCCTGCACACTATTAGGTGGAaaattttctcctctttccttcatcTCCTTCCAAGTTAGCTGC
This DNA window, taken from Myripristis murdjan chromosome 3, fMyrMur1.1, whole genome shotgun sequence, encodes the following:
- the insyn1 gene encoding inhibitory synaptic factor 1, with the protein product MSLSRAPARDTSETPSPRERIRSHMKMVIDQLEGILKELKDVAKELREVVGQIDKLTSDFDFDLEPDDWTVATASSTSSSERGLGEAFRLDFLNPDVLSDSWEFCSYLEASGASARRPGEQPGDSRPELGRGTIPTQTQTPTPPPSTASVYSQMNGGLPIPNGPRIITPDSSSEEASSSTHSHKTSRTSGTRERVRFSDKILYHALCCDDDEEEEEQGELQDEKSGCATPDSDSEPSLLASSVAPKRSSSEHSLLHNCLDPSYVSSPVKGTTGAHTLPRKGLLNPGCRKKLLRNSSTQTVSDKSTQTVLPYIPTKQKTKDH